One segment of Mytilus edulis unplaced genomic scaffold, xbMytEdul2.2 SCAFFOLD_342, whole genome shotgun sequence DNA contains the following:
- the LOC139506650 gene encoding E3 ubiquitin-protein ligase TRIM71-like, with protein MDISTTLCGPCSVRHITKPSTHWCLECEEAVCDDCQEHHKVLKATRGHEIIPIDKYKSLPSFITDIQQSCTYHNEKYQQYCVAHALPICFKCIKEHQKCNVIPLDEITNNAKTSGQLQDLETRLKDLLHNIDRIKMDRKVNLVSIEERKELHLVEIQQTRNQIKKRLNKLEKEIIQDLEKKECQCKKNIQTILSSVKEKENLITEYQTNLQSIKQHASDLQTFLVMRDIEIKVLENEQYLQYLVETGKFEPVDLICKVDPGVLSISNSVMNFGSIEIKTTSSNIRLIRAKDKQAQLQVTPTKSIDDLKLILQKTITTGGVNVRGCCMSVNGEYFFTDYDIRKQLNVVASDGKFKFFMLLDPSCGFDITFINEKTIAITSGDSNEHIGIDIINIESRKKIKFISLPDRPWGITRDQDSLFVCVKRRGIYRVNTLDYTTSHLISCNLSGATYISVFAEKIYYTDWSNHTVDCCDRNGSSVWRFKEESVLRNPRGITVDNDGHVFVVGELSSNVVIISNDGKHHRHILTKEQGLSELSAIFFDKQMGKLLVANTRKNAFLYSVT; from the coding sequence ATGGATATTAGTACAACTCTTTGTGGTCCATGTTCAGTGCGACACATTACCAAACCATCAACACACTGGTGCTTGGAGTGTGAAGAAGCCGTTTGTGATGACTGCCAAGAACATCATAAAGTACTCAAAGCAACACGAGGTCACGAAATCATACCAATTGACAAGTACAAATCTCTTCCGTCCTTCATTACTGATATACAACAGTCATGTACCTATCATAATGAGAAATATCAACAATACTGCGTTGCGCATGCGTTACCTATTTGTTTCAAATGCATTAAAGAACACCAGAAATGCAATGTCATTCCTCTTGATGAGATCACGAATAACGCTAAGACATCCGGGCAATTACAAGATTTAGAAACGAGACTGAAGGACTTACTACATAACATTGATAGAATTAAGATGGACCGAAAGGTCAATTTGGTCAGTATTGAAGAAAGGAAGGAGCTACATCTTGTAGAAATACAACAAACaagaaaccaaataaaaaaacgtttaaataaacttgaaaaagaaataatacaagaTCTTGAGAAAAAAGAATGTCAATGTAAAAAGAATATTCAGACGATTTTATCATCGGTTAAAGAAAAGGAAAACTTGATTACAGAATATCAGACCAATCTTCAAAGCATTAAACAACATGCTTCCGATCTTCAAACATTTCTAGTCATGAGAGatattgaaattaaagttttggAAAATGAACAATATTTACAATACTTGGTTGAAACTGGCAAATTTGAACCAGTCGACCTGATTTGTAAAGTAGATCCGGGGGTGCTTAGTATCTCGAACAGTGTGATGAATTTTGgatcaattgaaataaaaacgaCGTCGAGTAACATTCGTTTAATCAGAGCGAAAGACAAACAagcacagttacaagtaacacCAACGAAGTCCATAGACGACTTGAAGTTGATTCTACAAAAGACAATTACAACAGGTGGGGTGAATGTTAGAGGTTGTTGCATGTCAGTTAATGGCGAATATTTCTTCACCGACTATGACATACGGAAACAGCTAAATGTCGTTGCGTCAGAtggtaaatttaaattttttatgttGCTTGATCCTAGTTGTGGGTTCGACATAACATTTATCAATGAGAAAACAATTGCTATCACATCCGGAGATTCTAATGAGCACATTGGTATTGACATAATAAACATCGAGAGCCGAAAGAAAATTAAATTCATCAGCCTTCCTGATCGTCCATGGGGAATCACACGTGATCAAGACTCGCTGTTTGTCTGTGTTAAAAGACGTGGTATATATAGAGTAAACACCTTGGATTATACTACCTCTCACTTGATAAGTTGTAACTTATCAGGAGCGACTTACATATCTGTATTCGCCGAGAAGATATACTACACTGACTGGTCAAATCACACTGTAGATTGTTGTGATCGTAATGGATCAAGTGTTTGGAGGTTTAAAGAAGAATCAGTATTGAGAAATCCGAGAGGCATCACTGTAGATAATGATGGTCACGTGTTCGTTGTTGGAGAGTTGTCGTCGAATGTGGTCATTATATCAAACGACGGAAAACACCACAGACACATTTTGACCAAAGAACAAGGTCTATCGGAACTGTCTGCTATTTTCTTTGATAAACAGATGGGGAAACTACTTGTTGCAAACACCAGAAAAAATGCTTTCCTTTACAGTGTTACTTAA